The following nucleotide sequence is from Streptomyces xiamenensis.
AAAGCCGCCGTCGAACAGGGCCACGCCGACGCCGTCACCGGCTTCCGCACCATCGGCGTCGAACGCGAAAGCGACGACCGCCTCGTCCTGATCGCCGAAGACGGCCGCCGCACCGAACCCGTCGACCACATCATCGTTCTCACCGGCCTGCGCCCCGACCTCACCTTCCTGTCGGAAGTCCGACTCGGCCTGGACGAACGCCTCTCCGCCCCCACCGCACTCGCTCCGCTGATCGACCCCAACGCCCACTCGTGCGGCACCGTCTACCCCCACGGCGTCAAGGAACTGACCCACCCCGAGCATGATCTGTTCCTCACCGGCATGAAGTCCTACGGCCGCGCCCCCACCTTCCTTGCCATGACCGGCTACGAACAGGTCCGCTCCATCGCCGCCCACCTCGCCGGCGACACCGAAGCCGCACACCGCGTCGAACTCACCCTCCCCGAGAGCGGAGTCTGTGGCGGCTCCGGCCTCTATGACGTCCCCGACCCGGACCGGAGGGCCGGTGCGAGCGGCTGCTGCACCACCACCCAGCCGCAGCTCGTGCGCCTGGGGACAGCCGTCCCGACCGCCTCGGACGACCGGACACCGTCGGGCGGTTGCTGCGGCTCGTAGGCTCCACCCATCCGGCGCCGTCGGGCCGCGGTGGGAACACGGTCGCGGCCCACGTCGCCAGGAGTGCATCGCTCGCCGGGGCCGTCGTCAAGGGCTCGGGGAGATCCCGCGTGAGCAACCACGTGGACAACGGAAGTGATCTTGCCGGACCGGGCGACCGCGAGTCATCCGGCTCGGCCGGCCATGCCGCCATGAGGCCGGCCGGTCGAGCCGGTGGACGCGGTACTCAGGACGCGTCGCGGTGTGACGCGGGGGGCCCGGCGTCGGCGATGATCTCGCGGGCCTCGGCGGGGATGTCGCCGGGGGTGAAGACGACGGTTCCCTCGACGGTGTTGCCGCGTTCGCCGGTGACCAGGCCGGTGATGGCCGGGTTGGTCGTGTAGTTCCCGGTCAGGGTCTGGTCGCCGGTGGTGTTGCCGTTCTGGTTGTTGGCGTGCGCCCACTGTCCCGCCGTGTTGAGGAAGACGTTGCGGGTGGCGGCGATGTACCGGGAGCCTTCGTCGAAGTACAGCCCGAGTTGGCCGCTGTTCTCGCAGAAGTTCCCCTCGATGCTGCTGCCGGGCATCGCGGACAGCGTGTAGACGCAGCCGGCGTCGAACAGGGTGTGGATCACGTCGCTGATGTGATTGCCCGCCACGCGGACCTCGGACAGGGTGGTGGGTGTGTCGTAGACCGGCTGGAAGTCGTAGAGCCCGCGGTTGAGGTATTCGGGGTTGCCGCCGGGGTCATTGGCGCCCCAGCCGAATCCGACACCGATGCCCGTGTAGGGCATGTCGGACACCTCATTGTGCTCAATGGTCAGCCGGGTCACGTAGCTGGCGAAGATCCCGTCGTGGTCGAGGTACTCCAGCGCGGTGGAGAAGACACGGTTGTGACGGATGAGGATGTCGCTGTTGGTCATGCGTGCGTCGGAGGGGTGGTGGGCGTCGGGGCGCACTCCGCCGACCACGATGCCGCCGCCCGCGCCGGCGGTGAACGTGTTGCCGATGACGGAGACATCCCGTGCCCCGAGGCCGACGCCGGTGGCGTGCGCGTTGGCGTCGTTGCCGATGCCCAGCCCGACCGAGCCGAGATTCACGAAGGTGTTGCTCTCGAAGAGGATGTCGTGCGCCGCCGACACCTGCACGGCGGCGGGCGCCTGCCCCCAGGTGTTGCGGGCTCCCTCGAAACCCCTGCACCCGGCCGCGCAGGAGGTGAACGCGTCGGCGGGCCGGTGCTCCTGGACACCGGTGAGGAACGTGCCGGTCTGCTGGTTGGCGTATCCGTCGGGCGAACCGGGGTGCAGCCAGGTGGTACCGGTGAAGGTGAGCCCTTCGAAGGAGAGGTCGCGGGCGGGTTCGTCGTAGCTGCCGCCGACCTCCACCAGGGTTTCCAGGCGGGGCAGTTCGACCCGCGTGTTCGCCAGGTCCTGCCCGGCGAGCGGCTTGTAGTAGAGCGTCCCGCCCGTGGTGTCCAGGTACCACTCGCCGGGCTCGTCGAGGAACGCCTTGGAGTTCAGCAGCCAGAACGTCGGCGCGCGGAACGGCGACTGGATCGTGTCGTAGCCGTAGGTGTTGTTGTCCCACGCCGGCTGTCGCATGACGACCGTGGAGCCGGAGATGCTGTCCACCGGCGCGAAGCGATTGGTGAACGACAGCATCGCCTGGAGTTCGACGCGCCGCTGGTCGGGCAGGTCCGCGAGATAGCCGAGGTCCGGGTTGTCCAGGGTGAAGCCGGTGGCGTTGAGGCTGATGTCCGACGGGGCCAGAGCGGTGCGCGCACGCTGGGCGAGGGCACCGTCGACGTACAGCTGACGGGTGTCGAAGCCCGTGCCGACCTCCGCCCGGTAGACACCGGTGGCGGGATCGTCCAGTTCCCAGCCGGTGACCGGCTCGGACCCGCTCAGCACGGGCCGCGCTCCCTCGGCGGCCCGATACGCCACGGTGTGGCCGTCCCGTCCGGAGTCGGCGGCGTCGAACCGCAGCGGCTCACTGAGCCGGTACGTCCCGTCCAGGAGCGTGACGGTGACGTCGCCGTCGGCCCGGGCGGCGAGCTCCCGCGCCCGGTGCTGCGCCTCCGCCAGGGTCGCCAGCGGCTGTTCGGCGGTGCCGGGGCCGCCATCGGCGGCGTGCTGGGCGCCGGTGGGTGCGACGACGATGGTGTGGCCGGTGGGCGCGGCGTGTGCCGTGGGAACGGGCAGGGCGGTGAACACCGCGGTGGACAGGGCCGCGGCACACGCCGCGAGGGGTATCCGCAGGCGGGTCGAGAGCTGTGGTGGGGGCACGGCTTACGTCCTTTCGTCGTGGCGGGGCGTCACCAGGAGGTCGAGATCCGGGTGGAGTGCGGGGCGCGGTTCCTGGACGACCGGAGCAGGGGGCGTGGACCGCGCGGGGTGCGGTGGCGGGTTGCCGGTCACCGGGAGCAGTCGCCGTCCGGCCTGCTCCGGTCTGATGTGCGGGGTGCCCGGCGCGGCGGTGTGCGGTGTGTGGCGGGCGGCGATCGTTTCCGCGTCGACGCGCAGACCGAGTCCCGGAGTGTCGCCGAGGACGAACGCGCCGTCCGCCACGTGCAGGTCGAGGGAGAGTCCGGCCGGGGGCTGAAGGTCCTGGAGCTCGCTGACCAGGTGATGGGGCATGGCCGTCGCGGCGTGCAGCAGCCCGATGGGGGTGTTGCCGATCGGGCTGACGGGGAGGTCGTGGGCGTGGGCCAGGGCTGCGACCCGCAGAAAGTGGGTCACCCCGTGGACCGCGGCGGTCTGGACGATGTCGAGCGCGCCCGCGGCGAGAAGTGGCCGGTACTGTTCCAGACCCGTCAGGTTCTCCCCGCTCGCCACCGAGGCGCGGACTCCGCGCTGGACGGCGGCCAGGCCCTCGGCGTCCCAGCGCCGGACGGGCTCCTCGATCCAGATGAGGTCCAGGGTGCGTTCGATCTCGGCGACGTGCCGGACGGCCTGTTTTCGGGTCCAGGTCTCGTTCGCGTCGAGCATCAGGCCGGGCCGTACGCCGTGTGCGGCATCGCGCAGCACCTCCTGGACCAGGGTCAGACGCCGCCGGTCCCGGTCGGGGTCGAGGCCGCCCTTGATCTTGGCCGCCCGGATGCCGTGCTCGGCGTACTCCTGGTAGACCGCGACCAGTTCGTCCTCGCTCAGCCCGATGTCGAGGCCGGAGGCGTAGGCGGGTACGGTCCGGTCGAGGCCGCCGAGCAGCCGCCACAGGGGTTCTCCGGCCGCTTGCGCCTTGATGTCCCACAAGGCGGTGTCGAGGGCGCCGATGGTTCCGAACCGGGCCCCGGCGTGCCCGGCTTTGAAGGTCTGCCGCAGCATGCGGTCGTAGAGCACGGTCACGCCGCGCGGGTCCTCACCTTCGATGGCCGCGAAGAGGACGTCCGCTTCCGCGTGTGATCCCAGGCCGACGCCGGTGATGCCCTCGTCCGTGTCCACGAGGATGATCGGGACGGGGACGACGCCGTCGGCGAAGACGCCGTTGGCGTCCCCGACGGGACGGCCCCACCTGTGCACCGTCGTCAGGGTGCGATACCCGGTGATCCGCATGTCATCCCTTCGTGGAACCGGCGGTGACGCCGTCGGCGATCTGGCGCTGGAAGAAGACGTAGAGCACGAGCAGCGGAAGCGCGGCGATCAGCACCCCGGAGGCGAAGACGGGAATGTTGTCGGCGTACTGGCCGCGCAGTGAGGTGACGCCGACCATCAGGGTGCGGTGTTCGGCGGAGGGCATCATCAGCAGGGCGATGAGCACGTCGTTCCAGCAGAACAGGGCGTTGAGGATGCCGACCGACAACAGGGCCGGGCGCCCCATCGGCAGCATGACGCGCCGGTAGACGCCGTAGGGCGTGTTCCCGTCGATCCTGGCGGCGTCCACGATCTCGCGGGGAATGGTGGTGTAGTAGCTCGTCATCAAGAAGATCGTGAACGGGAGGAACTGGGCGACGTAGGCGAGGATCAGCCCGGTGTAGGTGTCCAGGAGCCGGGCGTCCGCCATGATCCGCGCCAGGGGGACCATGATGACCTGGAAGGGCACGAACAGGGCCGCGAGGCAGCCCAGGAAGAGCACCCGTGAGGCCCGGAACCGCAGGTGGCTCAGGGCGAAGCCGGCCATCGAGCCGATGAGCAGGAGCACCACCACGGCGCAGGTCACGACGGCGAGGGAGTTGACGACGTACCGCCCCATGCCGGCGTTGGTCCACGCCGCGGCGACGTTGTCCAGGTTGGGGGACGGTGCGGGGGAGAACCGGTCGAGGACGTAGTCGTGCCGGGTCTTCATGGCGACGTTGCCCGTGAACAGCAGGGGGTAGATCGTCGCCAGGGCCAGGGCTGCCATGGGAAGGGCCACCAGCCATCTGCCCAGACGGGGGCCGCGCATCAGCTCTCCCTCCCCGAACGGCGCAGCAGCGCGATCTGTGCCAGGCCGACGACGAGCATGATGACGAACAGAACGGTCGAGGCGGCCGAGGCGAGCGCGGGCCGGTTCAGCTGGCCCTGCTGGATCCAGACGTAGTACTCCGGCAGGTAGGTGGAGCCCTCGGGGCCGCCGCTCGTCATCACGTACAGCAGGCCGAACATCGAGGTCAGCATGCCGATCATCGTGGTGACGACGACGAACTGGAGGGTGCGGGACAGGCCCGGGACGATCACGTGCCGGATGAGCTGCGGCAGCGACGCCCCGTCGACGCGGGCGGCGTCCTGGAGTGAGGGGTCCAGGGTGGAGAAGCCGGCCAGGAAGACCACCAGCGCCATCCCGAAGGTCGCCCAGATGTGCACGCCGACGACGGTGAACATGGCGATATCCGGATCACCGAGCCAGTCGACCGGGCCGATGCCCAGGTGTCCGAGCCCGGAGTTCAGGGGGCCGTCGAAGGCGAGCAGGAGGTTGAAGATCGCGCCGACGATCACCGGTGAGAGCACGGCCGGGAAGAAGTAGACGCCGCGGTAGAACCGGTGTCCCGGCACGCGCAGGTGGATGAAGGTGGCCAGCAGGCCGGGGATCGCGACCGCCACCGGCAGCAGCAGTACCAGCAGCCCGACGTTCTCCAGCGCGGTGCGGAAGAGCGGATCCCGCAACAACTCCGCGTAGTTGTCCAGGCCGACCGGCTGCCCGTCGTGCTCGCCGTCGCCGGTGAAGGAGAAGTTGACGCCCAGGAGCAGCGGGAACAGCCGGAGCGCGAGGATGATCAGGATGGCCGGCGCGAGCAGGACGTAGGGCGCCAGCCGTTCCGCGCGGCGACCGGTCCCGTACCGCGGCCCACCCTTGCCCGCGGCCGCGCGGCGGGCACCGGCGGCGCCCGGACGTCCGGTCGGACCGGCCGTGGCCGGGTGAGCCGGGGGCGGCGACCCGTGGACAGGCACGGGGTCAGCCCGCCCGGTCGGAGTCGGCCAGCTGCCGCAGCGCGTCATCGACGCCGACCGACCCGCTCAGGAGCTGTTGGGACAACCGCCCCATCAGGTCCAGCGTCCGGGCCGACAGCGCGACATGCAGGGCGGGCCTGCCGGTCTCGATCTCCCGCACGATGGTGGCCAGGGCGGGTCCGCCACCGGAGACGTCCACCGTGGTGTCCGCGACGATCGCCCCGGCGTCGGCGTGGAAGGCGGCCAGAGCGTTGGTGGACGTCAGGGAACGGACCAGGTCGGCGGCGAGGTCCGGGTTCTGGGTCCCCTCCGCGACCGCGTACCCGATGCCGCCGTCGTAGGGCAGGCTGGGAACCGCCCCCTCCGTGAGGACCGGTGCGCGCAGCACGCCGACGTTGTCCTCGCCGAGGAACTCGCCGAACTCCTCCCAGTGACCCACGTCCGACATGAGTCCGGCGATGTGGGCGGCGCTGCCGGAGGAGAAGAGGGCCAGGGAGTCGTTGAACAGCGCGGTGGAGTTGACTCCGTCGTTGTTCAGGCCCGCGCCGTCGACCTCCTGCCAGAGTTCGAAGATCCGGTGTACCCGGGGCGAGGTCCAGTCCCGGTTCCCGGCGATCCAGTCGGCGTACTCCTGTGGCGGGAGGACGGCCGATCCCAGGGCCGAGAGGAAGAACTGGATGCCGTAGCCCTCCTTGTTCCCCAGGGCGAAGCAGCTGGCCGGGGTCTCCTCCGCGATGGTCCGGCAGTCCCCGAGGAACTCCTCCCACGTGGTGGCCGGGTTGTCGGGGTCGAGCCCGGCCTCCTCGTAGAGAGCCTTGTTGTAGTAGATGGGGTGTCCCTGGAGCGTCACCGGCGCCGCGTAGACGGTGCCGTCCCTGGAGAACGCCTCCCAGCCCGCCAGCCTTTGCAGGTCCTGGGCCACATAGTCGTCAAGGGGCAGCAGGTCATCCGCCCGCTCCCGGAGTTGGCCGCCACCGTTGAAGAGCATCACATCGGGGCCTTGACCGGTCCGCATGGCCGTGCCGAGCAGGGTGTAGTACTGGTCGAAGGGCTGTGCCACGAATTCCACGGTCACCTCCGGGTGTCGCTCGGCGAAGTCGGCCTTCGCCTCCCCGATGTAGGCGGCCGCGGCCTCGTCACCGGACTTCCAGTCCCAGACGACCAGCGTGTCCTCCCGGGAGCCGGAGGCGGAACCCGATCCCGCGCTGCCGCAGCCGGTCAGGGCCAGAGCCGCTGCCAGTGCCGTCGACCACAGTGCTCGCCGCTTCATCGCCGCTCACTCTCCGGAGGGTGCCGGGGCAGCCCGCCCGTCGGTCCAGATGGTCAGGAAACGTAAGTCGTATGATGTTTGGCGTCAAGGGGTGGTGCGTATACTGGCGGCGGGATTCGTGGCGCCGCCTGGTCGCGGGCCACCGGAGGGACTATGACGGCATCACAGCAAGCCACTTCGGGCGCTGCGCCGCCACCGCCCTGGGTGCGCCGACCGGCCAGCCTCGCGAGGGCGCTCACCGCGGAGTTGGTGGTGCGCATCGTCCGGGGGGACTACCCGCCAGGCACCTCCCTGCCGGCCGAGCCGGGGCTGTGCGAGGCGTTCGGGGTCAGCCGGACCGTGGTGCGCGAGGCGGTGAAGCTCCTTCAGGAGAAGGGTCTGGTCCACGTCCGTCAGGGGGCCGGCACCGTGGTGACCCCCTCGACCCGGTGGAACATGCTCGACGAGCTGGTCCTGGGGGCCAGCGTCGAAGGGGACGAGAGCCTGACGATCCTCGATGACCTCGTCGTCACACGGCGCCTGTTGGAGTCCGACATGGCCAACCTCGCCGCCCAGCTCGCCACGGACGAGGTCGTCGACCGACTGCGCACGCTCGTCGACGGGATGGACGAGCTCGTGGACGACCACGTCACGTACGAGGAACACGACCGCGCCTTCCACGACACGATCATGCGGGTCTCGCGGAACCGCATCGCCCGTGCCGTGGTGCGCTCACTGGAGAGCCAGGCCATCAACACCGCCCGGTACGTGGGGAAGACCGAGCGTGCCCTGTGTGTCGCGTCCAACCAGGGCCACCGCCGCATCTACGAACGCATCGCCGCCCATGACCCGCCCGGCGCCGCCCAGGCGATGTTCGCCCACATCACCGAGGCGTGGCTGGTCCGGCGCAGCGGACCCGGTGAGCCCGTGCGGCTGCGGCGCTGAGGTCTGCCGGTCGCCGCGGGCCGGCCGGGATCCGCCGGACAAGCACCGAGTGTGCTGTGCCCGGGCGTTGTTGACACGGGTCGGGGCCCGGGGGCCGGCCGCCGCCGCTGGAGGAAGAGACGGCGGCCGGCCCCGGGAAGGCGCCAACACACGGTCGGACTACCCCAGTACCGCCTCCCACCTGGTGCCATCGGCCGTGGCACCGCCCGGAAGGCGGTCACGGGCGCCGGTGTCGCCGTACAGGCTCCAGCGGAACCAGTCGAGGAAGGTGTTCTCGGTCTGCGGGTAGGTCGGGAAGTCCGGGATCAGGTAGGAGCCGTGGTCCGCCCCCACATGGGTGAGGAAGGCCTTGGGAGCGGCCAGCTTGTCGTACGCGGCGCGGGCCGATTGGTAGTCACAGGTCGGGTCCCGGTCGCCGTGGATGAACAGCACGTTGGCCCTGACCGCGCCGGTCGGGTCGCCCATGTCCACACAGGCGATCGGCACCGCCGCGGCGATGCGATCGTCCGGCCACGCGGTGACCAGTCCCTGGGTGGTCATGCCGCCCATGGAGTGGCCGCAGACGCCGACTCCGGCCCCGGTGTCGATGTGCCCGGCCATCGGGTCGTCCCAGGAGTCGCCGAGCGCCAGTGTCCGGGTGATCACCTCGGACACGTCTCTCGACCACTCGCCGCCGTAGACGCTCCCGAGGTTGGTGTTGTCGGAGAAGGAAGGAGCGGGGCAGATGAAGCCCGCCGCGGCCAGACCGTTGGTCTGCGAGGAGTAGCAGTCGGAGTTGCACCCCATGCCGTGGCTGAACTCGGCGACGGGGAACACCCCGTCGGCGACCGGCGCGTTGGGGACGGGCTGGCCGCCGGGGGTGCCGGTGGCCGGGTAGAAGACCTTGGTGAACAGCGAACGACCGCCGCGCGCC
It contains:
- a CDS encoding right-handed parallel beta-helix repeat-containing protein, which gives rise to MPPPQLSTRLRIPLAACAAALSTAVFTALPVPTAHAAPTGHTIVVAPTGAQHAADGGPGTAEQPLATLAEAQHRARELAARADGDVTVTLLDGTYRLSEPLRFDAADSGRDGHTVAYRAAEGARPVLSGSEPVTGWELDDPATGVYRAEVGTGFDTRQLYVDGALAQRARTALAPSDISLNATGFTLDNPDLGYLADLPDQRRVELQAMLSFTNRFAPVDSISGSTVVMRQPAWDNNTYGYDTIQSPFRAPTFWLLNSKAFLDEPGEWYLDTTGGTLYYKPLAGQDLANTRVELPRLETLVEVGGSYDEPARDLSFEGLTFTGTTWLHPGSPDGYANQQTGTFLTGVQEHRPADAFTSCAAGCRGFEGARNTWGQAPAAVQVSAAHDILFESNTFVNLGSVGLGIGNDANAHATGVGLGARDVSVIGNTFTAGAGGGIVVGGVRPDAHHPSDARMTNSDILIRHNRVFSTALEYLDHDGIFASYVTRLTIEHNEVSDMPYTGIGVGFGWGANDPGGNPEYLNRGLYDFQPVYDTPTTLSEVRVAGNHISDVIHTLFDAGCVYTLSAMPGSSIEGNFCENSGQLGLYFDEGSRYIAATRNVFLNTAGQWAHANNQNGNTTGDQTLTGNYTTNPAITGLVTGERGNTVEGTVVFTPGDIPAEAREIIADAGPPASHRDAS
- a CDS encoding mandelate racemase/muconate lactonizing enzyme family protein — protein: MRITGYRTLTTVHRWGRPVGDANGVFADGVVPVPIILVDTDEGITGVGLGSHAEADVLFAAIEGEDPRGVTVLYDRMLRQTFKAGHAGARFGTIGALDTALWDIKAQAAGEPLWRLLGGLDRTVPAYASGLDIGLSEDELVAVYQEYAEHGIRAAKIKGGLDPDRDRRRLTLVQEVLRDAAHGVRPGLMLDANETWTRKQAVRHVAEIERTLDLIWIEEPVRRWDAEGLAAVQRGVRASVASGENLTGLEQYRPLLAAGALDIVQTAAVHGVTHFLRVAALAHAHDLPVSPIGNTPIGLLHAATAMPHHLVSELQDLQPPAGLSLDLHVADGAFVLGDTPGLGLRVDAETIAARHTPHTAAPGTPHIRPEQAGRRLLPVTGNPPPHPARSTPPAPVVQEPRPALHPDLDLLVTPRHDERT
- a CDS encoding carbohydrate ABC transporter permease; amino-acid sequence: MRGPRLGRWLVALPMAALALATIYPLLFTGNVAMKTRHDYVLDRFSPAPSPNLDNVAAAWTNAGMGRYVVNSLAVVTCAVVVLLLIGSMAGFALSHLRFRASRVLFLGCLAALFVPFQVIMVPLARIMADARLLDTYTGLILAYVAQFLPFTIFLMTSYYTTIPREIVDAARIDGNTPYGVYRRVMLPMGRPALLSVGILNALFCWNDVLIALLMMPSAEHRTLMVGVTSLRGQYADNIPVFASGVLIAALPLLVLYVFFQRQIADGVTAGSTKG
- a CDS encoding carbohydrate ABC transporter permease, with the protein product MAPYVLLAPAILIILALRLFPLLLGVNFSFTGDGEHDGQPVGLDNYAELLRDPLFRTALENVGLLVLLLPVAVAIPGLLATFIHLRVPGHRFYRGVYFFPAVLSPVIVGAIFNLLLAFDGPLNSGLGHLGIGPVDWLGDPDIAMFTVVGVHIWATFGMALVVFLAGFSTLDPSLQDAARVDGASLPQLIRHVIVPGLSRTLQFVVVTTMIGMLTSMFGLLYVMTSGGPEGSTYLPEYYVWIQQGQLNRPALASAASTVLFVIMLVVGLAQIALLRRSGRES
- a CDS encoding ABC transporter substrate-binding protein, with protein sequence MKRRALWSTALAAALALTGCGSAGSGSASGSREDTLVVWDWKSGDEAAAAYIGEAKADFAERHPEVTVEFVAQPFDQYYTLLGTAMRTGQGPDVMLFNGGGQLRERADDLLPLDDYVAQDLQRLAGWEAFSRDGTVYAAPVTLQGHPIYYNKALYEEAGLDPDNPATTWEEFLGDCRTIAEETPASCFALGNKEGYGIQFFLSALGSAVLPPQEYADWIAGNRDWTSPRVHRIFELWQEVDGAGLNNDGVNSTALFNDSLALFSSGSAAHIAGLMSDVGHWEEFGEFLGEDNVGVLRAPVLTEGAVPSLPYDGGIGYAVAEGTQNPDLAADLVRSLTSTNALAAFHADAGAIVADTTVDVSGGGPALATIVREIETGRPALHVALSARTLDLMGRLSQQLLSGSVGVDDALRQLADSDRAG
- a CDS encoding FadR/GntR family transcriptional regulator yields the protein MTASQQATSGAAPPPPWVRRPASLARALTAELVVRIVRGDYPPGTSLPAEPGLCEAFGVSRTVVREAVKLLQEKGLVHVRQGAGTVVTPSTRWNMLDELVLGASVEGDESLTILDDLVVTRRLLESDMANLAAQLATDEVVDRLRTLVDGMDELVDDHVTYEEHDRAFHDTIMRVSRNRIARAVVRSLESQAINTARYVGKTERALCVASNQGHRRIYERIAAHDPPGAAQAMFAHITEAWLVRRSGPGEPVRLRR
- a CDS encoding alpha/beta hydrolase family protein, with product MTMRRRTLLGLGAAGAIGTSAALLGAAPVQALPAHRTRQAPTQAFAVGVREYRWARGGRSLFTKVFYPATGTPGGQPVPNAPVADGVFPVAEFSHGMGCNSDCYSSQTNGLAAAGFICPAPSFSDNTNLGSVYGGEWSRDVSEVITRTLALGDSWDDPMAGHIDTGAGVGVCGHSMGGMTTQGLVTAWPDDRIAAAVPIACVDMGDPTGAVRANVLFIHGDRDPTCDYQSARAAYDKLAAPKAFLTHVGADHGSYLIPDFPTYPQTENTFLDWFRWSLYGDTGARDRLPGGATADGTRWEAVLG